The genomic interval CAGAAGCAAGGCTAAAATAAAAGGGAGGATTTTTTTATGAACAAAGTAGTCTCGCTTGCAATACTTGCCGTGGGTATCCTGTTTATAATTTTAGGCGTCAGCGCAACGAAGTCGTTTAGTTCCGACATTTCCCGGTTTTTCACCGGCTCACCCACCGACAAGGCGATATGGATGTTGATCGGCGGCGCTGTAGCTGTAATTGTGGGGTTGGTGGGACTGCGGAGTTGGTCAAAGGGAAGTTAAGCGTGTTGGTCCTGTTTTTATGACTATACCCATGAAGACCATAAAAGGTGGGTTTTAAATTGACAGTGGGGTGGCACGGACAAACCCTGTTTGTTCGTGTTGAGCTTGTACGACATTATCTATAAACCCTGTTAAAAAGTCAGGAAGAGTCCTTGTCCTCACAAACTGAGCTTTCTTTCTCACATGGTAAATCACAAATTGTGATACTCTTGAGAATATAATTGAAAGGTGAAAAGAAATGAGTAAAACTAAAGTCTTAACTACAGCGGCAGGCATACCTGTCTGCGATAATCAGACTTCCCTCACCGCCGGAGAACGCGGCCCGACGTTGTTACAAGATCACCATCTTCTTGAAAAATTGGCGCATTTCAACCGTGAACGTATCCCTGAGCGTGTTGTCCATGCAAAAGCAGCCGGTGCACATGGTACTTTCATCGTTACCAAAGACATCACCCGATACACAAAAGCCAGCATCTTTTCGGAAGTTGGGAAAAAAACCGATGTATTTGGCCGATTTTCTACTGTGGCAGGGGAAAAAGGCTCTGCTGATACGGTTCGGGATGTCAGAGGCTTTGCATTGAAATTCTACACTGAAGAAGGCAATTGGGATATGGTAGGAAACAATACTCCCGTGTTTTTTGTACGGGACGCCATAAAATTCCCCGATTTCGTTCATACCCAGAAACGTGAACCTCAAACCAATCTAAGGTCAAAAACCATGATGTGGGATTTCTGGTCGCAGGTTCCGGAATCATTGCATCAGGTAACTATTCTGTTTTCAGATCGCGGCATCCCCATGGGCATCCCCTTTATGCATGGTTTCGGGAGTCATACCTACAGCTTTATCAATGCGGACAATGAACGTTTTTGGGTGAAGTTTCACTTCAAGACTCAACAGGGCATTCGGAATATGACTCCGGAAAATGCAGACCGTATTGCAGGGGAAGATGCCGACTACCATACACGTCTGTTATTTGAAACTATCGGGAGTGGGGATTACCCTAAGTGGACATTTTATGTCCAGGTAATGCCGGAATCTGAAGCGGAAACGTACCGGTGGAATCCGTTTGATTTAACCAGGATATGGTCGCATAGTGACTATCCTTTGATAGAGGTTGGGGTATTGGAGATGAACCGCAATCCCTCGAACTATTTTGCCGAAGTCGAGCAGTCTGCTTTTTCTCCTGCTAACGTTGTTCCCGGTATTTCTTTTTCTCCCTGTAAAATGCTCCAGGGACGTATTTTTGCCTATGCAGATGCCCATCGGTATAGACTAGGCGTGAACTTTGGGCATCTACCGATAAACCGTCCGCTTGCCACGGCAGCAAACACCTATCAGCGGGATGGCTCAATGAGATTCGATGACAACGGCGGAGCTTCCGTAAATTATGAGCCGAACAGTTTCGGAGGACCCAAAGCAGACCACGCGTATAATGAGCCGCCGCTGAAAATTTCAGGTGACGCGAATCGCTATGAACAGAAAAGAGGTATTGATGATGATTTCGTCCAACCCGGAAATCTCTTCCGGCTGTTGCCGCCTGACGAACGGAAACGGCTCATTGAAAACATTGTTGCAAGTCTTAGAAAAACGCCGAAAGACATCCAGGAAAGGATGGTTCCGTATTTTTACAAAGCAGATGAGGCTTATGGAGAAGGTGTTGCAAAGGGACTAGGGCTTTCATAAGAGAATAATACGTTCTCCTCTTGAAGCGGAAATAGAAAGGATAGGTAAAATGATCTATAAAAGCATAAAGAAAAACATAGGGTTTGGCTTCCTCGCACTCTTTGGGTGCTGTTTGTTCTTGCCCACCCTTGCTAATGCACGGGTTGGTATAACGGCTACCGATAAAAAATATATTATTCTGCAAGCCGTCATCATGTTTCATTTGCAACACCCAGAAACGATGAAAATGGTTTTATAACCATATCATATTGCGGTACCTGTGCTTGAGCTATTTTTTGTAGTTTTACTTTCGAGTCGAAAACATCTGGCATTTCTGTTTCTGTACCGGTTCAAATGTATATGGCCATCCAAAAGGTATCAGATTGTAATTTACAAGGTCTCTGCTTGTCATTGCAGGGGGGGGGCTCCGCTTGTCATTGCGAGGGTCTTTTCCGAAACAATCAATATACTACGAGATATTTTGTGACATAAGAGACGCCATATCGCGGGAGAAAGAAGCAAATTAAGGGTGGCTCAAGGGCTAAAAAAATAGAATTAATTAATGGAATGAATGCAGGATGGAAGGATCTCTATTACGGTTTATGAGGTTGCTTCGGAAAAGACCCTCGCAATGACAAAACGGATACCCGCGTAATGGCAAAATGAGTCATCAGTCATCATGTTTCATTTGCAACACCCAGAAACGATGAAAAATGGTTTTATAACCATATCATATTGCGGTACCTGTGCTTGAGCTATTTTTTGTAGTTTTACTTTCGAGTCGAAAACATCTGGCATTTCTGTTTCTGTACCGGTTCAAATGTATAGGGCCATCCAAAAGGTATCAGCTTGTAATTTACAAGGTCTCTGCTTGTCATTGCAGGGGGGGGGCTCCGCTTGTCATTGCGAGGGTCTTTTCCGAAGCAATCAATATACTACGAGATATTTTGTGACATAAGAGACGCCATATCGCGGGAGAAAGAAGCAAATTAAGGGTGGCTCAAGGGCTAAAAAAATAGAATTAATTAATGGAATGAATGCAGGATGGAAGGATCTCTATTACGGTTTATGAGGTTGCTTCGGAAAAGACCCTCGCAATGACAAGCTGAAAAGACCCTCGCAATGACAAAACGGATACCCGCGTAATGACAAAATGAGTCATCAGTCATCATGTTTCATTTGCAACACCCAGAAACGATGAAAATGGTTTTATAATCATATCATATTGCGGTACCTGTGCTTGAGCTATTTTTTGTAGTTTTACTTTAGAGTCGAAAACATCTGGCATTTCTGTTTCTGTACCGGTTCAAATGTATAGGGCCATCCAAAAGGTATCAGCTTGTAATTTACAAGGTCTCTGCTTGTCATTGCAGGGGGGGTTCCGCTTGTCATTGCGAGGGTCTTTTCCGAAGCAATCAATATACCCCATGTTCCGGAAAGAAATTACTAAAGTCAAATTTGGCAAACACTTATAAACATTGATTCTGCGACTACATGTCTTTTGGAAGTCTTTTAATTACTGGCCGAAAACAACATTGGACATTCCAAGTTTTTCCAATAGCATTTGTGTGACGGCGGGAAGTTTCACGGCTTTCTTTAAGGTTTCACCGGTATTTTTAGCCTCAAGAGTGGCGATATCTATATCTTTGAACGGCGCATAGAGTTCCTTTGAGTTTAAAAAATCTTTTTCTCCTATTGCCTTTCGTTGGTTTGATAGATAACGGTTTATAAAATATGCCAGGATGCAGATAGTATAGACGGCTTTAACATGTGCCTCGGTATTGACAAAGAAGGGCCTGATTTTTAAGAACGATTTTACATTTTTAAAGACATCTTCTATTTTTGTCTTGTCCCGATAGGCTCTAACTATAGATTGGGGTTTTGCTTTAAACGCACCTCCATCTTCCCGTTCTGTATGGTTAGTGATAAAAACACATACGCCATCCAACAATCTATCTGCGGCTATAACATCAGTTAACAGCTTGATTTCTATTTTGAAACTTTTGACGGATTTGACCTGCCCGTTTTTCAGTCTATGGGTAACGGTGATGGACGTCAGAACAGGGTCTTCGAAATATTTATGAATCTTTAACCTTTTCAGCTCATCTACAATGCGGCTCTTTGTTGCGTCATATTGCCGGTCTCTTTGGGCATTTTTAAGGTTTTTATTCTCTTCTTTGAGATAATCCTTAAAAAAGGTTATTTTCTCGTCTCTATTATTGCGGTCTTCTATAAATAAAGTGGGATTAAAACCGGTAATAAAACGCTTGTTTCCTATGACGCCATTGTCATGGTAGTATAATTCATCATCATAGTTTAAAAACCCTTGCGGGATAGGTATATCGGAGGCGTCCTTATCTTCTATGGATAACCCATTAAGAGACTTTAAACTGACACCGCAAGAGGGTATCTGATTTCTATCCAATGCCGAGATGTATTTGAGTTTGGCTTCTTCTATCAAATTGGCATTGTCCTCAGAGATTATGCCTCTGTCAAATACAAGGGTGACGTTTTTATCAGTCAATTTGAATCTGGTTTTACAGGCATTGATATTCTGTTTGAGGGTTTTTACCTCAGCGGTGT from Candidatus Kuenenia stuttgartiensis carries:
- a CDS encoding DUF3185 family protein — protein: MNKVVSLAILAVGILFIILGVSATKSFSSDISRFFTGSPTDKAIWMLIGGAVAVIVGLVGLRSWSKGS
- a CDS encoding catalase; translated protein: MSKTKVLTTAAGIPVCDNQTSLTAGERGPTLLQDHHLLEKLAHFNRERIPERVVHAKAAGAHGTFIVTKDITRYTKASIFSEVGKKTDVFGRFSTVAGEKGSADTVRDVRGFALKFYTEEGNWDMVGNNTPVFFVRDAIKFPDFVHTQKREPQTNLRSKTMMWDFWSQVPESLHQVTILFSDRGIPMGIPFMHGFGSHTYSFINADNERFWVKFHFKTQQGIRNMTPENADRIAGEDADYHTRLLFETIGSGDYPKWTFYVQVMPESEAETYRWNPFDLTRIWSHSDYPLIEVGVLEMNRNPSNYFAEVEQSAFSPANVVPGISFSPCKMLQGRIFAYADAHRYRLGVNFGHLPINRPLATAANTYQRDGSMRFDDNGGASVNYEPNSFGGPKADHAYNEPPLKISGDANRYEQKRGIDDDFVQPGNLFRLLPPDERKRLIENIVASLRKTPKDIQERMVPYFYKADEAYGEGVAKGLGLS
- a CDS encoding IS1634 family transposase, producing MAYLLIQILYNPINTDLTKYFINDSVVKEYWDYIMHLTYSDSKYKGKTYKSYSIAESYRDGKKVRKRILWPIGKLSDIQAEQIKLICKTVENTDQLQTQLKDVAVLESRAYLDIAVVNELWNQWQLDQAFDYDVTAGALPTNMIAKILTINRCTDPCSHYSIPHWAKKSALEDILKIDLSGLNDDKIYYELDKIHKNKISIENHLFNQTFWKRPESYKFINYDLTTSYFVGYNCDLSAFGKGKIECHGRRQVLLGVLINSEGYPFKWDVFPGNTAEVKTLKQNINACKTRFKLTDKNVTLVFDRGIISEDNANLIEEAKLKYISALDRNQIPSCGVSLKSLNGLSIEDKDASDIPIPQGFLNYDDELYYHDNGVIGNKRFITGFNPTLFIEDRNNRDEKITFFKDYLKEENKNLKNAQRDRQYDATKSRIVDELKRLKIHKYFEDPVLTSITVTHRLKNGQVKSVKSFKIEIKLLTDVIAADRLLDGVCVFITNHTEREDGGAFKAKPQSIVRAYRDKTKIEDVFKNVKSFLKIRPFFVNTEAHVKAVYTICILAYFINRYLSNQRKAIGEKDFLNSKELYAPFKDIDIATLEAKNTGETLKKAVKLPAVTQMLLEKLGMSNVVFGQ